In Leptolyngbya sp. SIO1E4, one DNA window encodes the following:
- the rlmD gene encoding 23S rRNA (uracil(1939)-C(5))-methyltransferase RlmD has product MTHWQQGETLELEITDLSSEGHGVGRWETRVVFVPDTVPGDHVQVRLVRVKPTFGRGKLMQVLQPAGDRVRPACIVADKCGGCQWQPVAYPAQLAAKEQQVTDALARIGGFTNATVTPILSADHPLGYRNKATYPLALSAEGIVKAGYFRKGTHQIVNLNQCPVQDDRLDPLLAEVKRDIQQRGWSIYDEETRQGALRHLALRIGRRTGQILLTLVSTTWDLPGLEEQCGQWKEQYPDLAGVCINWNRKPGNAIWGEETRYVLGQPYLEEQFAGLSFHIYPTTFFQVHTEQAEKLLRVILEELKLQGTETVVDAYSGIGTLTLPIAQRAGYCLGLEVQEDAVEMAKENAKLNGIRNVRFQTGNVAKLLPHVTTSLRDQTPDIVVLDPPRKGCGHQVLEALMALHPQRIVYMSCNPATLARDLKQLCGEGLYHLKRVQPADFFPQTAHVECVAFLVA; this is encoded by the coding sequence ATGACACATTGGCAACAAGGGGAAACCCTCGAACTAGAGATTACTGACCTCAGCAGTGAAGGCCATGGGGTAGGGCGTTGGGAAACCCGCGTCGTGTTTGTGCCAGATACGGTGCCGGGAGATCACGTTCAGGTGCGCTTGGTGCGCGTCAAACCGACTTTTGGCCGCGGCAAGCTGATGCAGGTGTTGCAACCTGCAGGCGATCGCGTTCGCCCAGCCTGTATCGTGGCGGACAAATGTGGCGGCTGTCAGTGGCAACCAGTCGCGTATCCCGCACAATTAGCCGCTAAGGAGCAACAGGTTACCGATGCCCTCGCTCGGATTGGCGGTTTTACCAATGCCACGGTCACGCCCATTCTGAGTGCCGATCACCCACTGGGTTACCGCAATAAAGCCACCTACCCCCTCGCGCTCTCTGCAGAAGGGATCGTCAAGGCAGGCTATTTTCGCAAGGGAACACACCAAATTGTCAACCTAAACCAGTGCCCCGTGCAGGACGATCGCCTCGATCCCCTATTAGCTGAGGTGAAGCGAGATATTCAACAGCGAGGATGGTCTATTTACGATGAAGAGACTCGCCAAGGGGCACTGCGCCATCTAGCCTTACGGATTGGCCGCCGGACAGGGCAAATTTTGCTCACTCTCGTAAGCACCACTTGGGATCTGCCCGGTCTGGAAGAGCAGTGCGGACAGTGGAAGGAGCAGTATCCTGACTTAGCTGGAGTTTGCATCAACTGGAATCGCAAGCCAGGCAACGCCATTTGGGGGGAAGAAACCCGCTACGTTTTAGGACAACCTTATCTGGAAGAGCAGTTTGCCGGACTCAGCTTCCACATTTACCCCACCACTTTTTTCCAGGTGCACACCGAGCAGGCAGAGAAGCTTCTACGCGTGATTTTAGAGGAGCTGAAGCTGCAAGGAACAGAAACGGTGGTGGATGCCTATAGCGGGATCGGTACGCTAACATTGCCGATCGCTCAGCGAGCTGGCTACTGCTTAGGGCTGGAAGTGCAGGAAGATGCCGTAGAAATGGCCAAAGAAAATGCCAAGCTCAACGGTATCCGAAATGTGCGTTTTCAGACCGGCAATGTCGCCAAGCTACTACCTCACGTGACCACCTCCCTGCGAGATCAAACGCCAGATATTGTCGTGCTCGATCCCCCCCGCAAGGGCTGTGGGCACCAGGTGCTCGAAGCGCTGATGGCACTGCACCCCCAGCGAATTGTGTACATGAGCTGCAACCCGGCTACGCTGGCTCGTGATCTAAAGCAGTTGTGTGGCGAAGGGTTATATCATTTGAAACGCGTTCAACCCGCAGATTTCTTTCCACAAACTGCTCATGTGGAGTGTGTCGCGTTTCTGGTAGCTTAA